In the Leptolyngbya sp. 'hensonii' genome, one interval contains:
- a CDS encoding response regulator produces MTHQPAHLSNARILIVDDSADNLRVLSSTLTEQGYEVRAAKSGSMALMGAQTANPDLILLDIRMPEMDGYEVCQRLKQNPQTSEIPIIFISALDEPLDKMRAFTIGGADYITKPFQVEEVVARIKNQLIIRQLQKQVTEQQVLLQDVKHPSSSLPQSIEELLGQLRDKFNSPLSAILESSQSLSCDPSLSEEQRQSLEVINRSSESLRILVNNLLQS; encoded by the coding sequence ATGACCCATCAGCCCGCCCATTTATCCAATGCCAGAATTCTGATTGTGGATGACTCAGCCGATAATCTGCGGGTTTTATCCAGTACATTGACGGAGCAGGGTTATGAAGTCCGGGCTGCCAAAAGTGGCTCTATGGCTTTAATGGGGGCTCAGACCGCTAATCCTGATTTGATTCTGTTGGATATTCGGATGCCAGAGATGGATGGGTATGAGGTCTGTCAGCGACTGAAGCAAAACCCTCAAACTTCTGAGATTCCAATTATCTTTATCAGTGCCCTGGATGAGCCTCTGGATAAGATGCGGGCATTTACGATCGGGGGAGCAGACTATATCACCAAGCCCTTTCAGGTGGAAGAGGTAGTGGCTCGGATCAAAAATCAACTCATCATTCGTCAACTGCAGAAACAGGTCACTGAACAGCAGGTTTTATTGCAGGATGTGAAACATCCCAGTTCATCCTTGCCCCAGTCGATAGAAGAGCTCCTGGGGCAGCTTCGTGATAAATTCAACAGTCCCTTGAGCGCAATTTTGGAATCCAGCCAGTCCCTGAGTTGCGATCCGTCCCTCTCCGAGGAGCAGCGTCAGAGCCTGGAGGTGATCAACCGCAGTAGTGAGAGCTTACGGATTTTGGTTAACAACTTGCTGCAAAGCTGA
- a CDS encoding IS630 family transposase (programmed frameshift) produces MQPYSLDLRQKIVDAYLEGNTSQRQIAIQFRVAYSFVRKLIKQHRETGEIVPKQRTVQTPTKLSVEQLEILETIVESNNDATLAELCNLLEQRVGVRVGVSTMFRMLEKLNLTLKKKTLHPDEKETERVQTKRVEFWQLVRGFLAQNLIFIDESGVDLALTRLWARAPKGRRAHGKRPSQRGKRVSILGAISLREVVTYCNLMGSTDGLTFEAFISQKLVPKLWKGACVILDNCSIHLGEDVRNLIEDAGAKLIFLPPYSPDFSPIENCFSKIKSILRSIKARSYPELAKAIDEAFSQVSSSDLRNWFSHCCYCASPA; encoded by the exons GTGCAACCATACTCACTAGATCTTAGACAGAAAATTGTTGATGCATATCTTGAAGGGAATACGTCGCAACGTCAAATCGCTATACAATTTCGAGTTGCTTATAGTTTCGTGCGAAAGTTAATCAAACAACATCGGGAAACAGGTGAGATTGTCCCCAAACAACGAACTGTGCAAACACCGACCAAACTAAGTGTTGAGCAACTGGAGATTTTAGAGACGATTGTTGAATCGAATAACGACGCGACGTTGGCAGAGTTATGTAACTTGTTAGAACAGAGGGTCGGTGTCCGAGTTGGCGTTTCGACAATGTTTCGAATGCTAGAGAAGCTGAACTTAACGCTTAA AAAAAAAACTCTGCATCCCGACGAAAAGGAAACTGAGCGAGTGCAAACTAAACGAGTCGAATTTTGGCAACTGGTTCGAGGATTTCTAGCTCAAAATCTAATCTTCATTGATGAATCAGGAGTGGACTTAGCCTTGACCCGACTCTGGGCGCGTGCACCGAAAGGCAGACGAGCACATGGCAAGCGTCCAAGCCAGCGAGGGAAACGAGTCTCGATTCTAGGGGCGATTAGTCTGCGGGAGGTCGTGACTTACTGCAATCTCATGGGGTCAACTGATGGACTGACCTTTGAAGCCTTTATTTCCCAGAAACTTGTGCCTAAGTTATGGAAAGGTGCCTGTGTCATCCTGGATAACTGCTCTATTCATCTGGGTGAAGACGTTAGAAATTTGATTGAGGATGCAGGAGCCAAGCTAATTTTCCTACCCCCTTACTCACCAGACTTTTCGCCTATCGAGAATTGCTTTTCAAAGATTAAGAGCATTCTGCGTTCGATTAAGGCACGCAGTTATCCAGAACTTGCCAAAGCTATTGATGAAGCTTTCTCCCAGGTGTCATCGAGCGACTTAAGGAACTGGTTCTCTCATTGCTGTTACTGTGCCTCACCAGCATAA
- a CDS encoding tetratricopeptide repeat protein → MSQLNTQHNLEVERLKRAFASAMAAIAKQIPEILTLEIITANSPAIPHIEEVALELTSWLENEDLTVPFTGLGRFYIGQGAYSRTVLWYETCLAMAQERLGREHLDVASSLANLAYLNRFLARYGEAETLFLQALEIYKHLLGEEHLDVATTLNNLAGIYEDQGRYSEAEIAGKKALELRKKFLGEEHLDVATSMNDLAYLYRCQGRYSEAEPLFLKALEIYRQIKDRDDLWTLVILSNLANLYSFQERYSEAEPLLLETLELRKSWLGEEHPYVATNLNDVAHLYFLQKRYSEAEAMYVRALNLYRYLLGEEHPFFAVSLYNLAKTYLAQGQYDQVEEMHNKALEIGKRSLGGDDRFIAAVLSSLASFLQSQCRYDQAESLLVQALEIQEKLFGVDHPWTTAFFMLVRHSNSNERTSSLSRSMTPGRKLHQ, encoded by the coding sequence ATGTCGCAACTTAATACTCAGCACAACCTTGAAGTAGAACGGCTTAAACGAGCTTTTGCATCAGCAATGGCAGCGATAGCAAAGCAAATTCCCGAGATTCTCACTCTTGAAATCATAACAGCCAATTCTCCTGCTATTCCTCATATTGAAGAGGTGGCTTTGGAATTAACAAGCTGGCTGGAAAATGAGGATTTAACCGTACCTTTTACTGGTCTAGGCAGATTCTACATAGGACAAGGAGCTTACAGTCGAACAGTGCTCTGGTACGAGACATGCTTAGCGATGGCTCAAGAACGATTGGGTAGAGAACATCTAGATGTGGCTAGTAGTCTAGCAAATCTGGCTTACCTTAATAGGTTTTTAGCTCGCTATGGCGAGGCCGAAACTTTGTTTTTGCAAGCATTGGAGATTTACAAACACTTGCTAGGTGAAGAGCATTTAGACGTAGCTACAACTTTAAACAACTTAGCTGGAATTTATGAAGATCAAGGGCGCTATAGTGAAGCAGAAATTGCAGGAAAGAAAGCATTGGAGCTTAGAAAGAAGTTTCTTGGTGAAGAGCATTTAGATGTAGCTACCAGTATGAACGATCTTGCCTATCTCTATAGATGTCAAGGACGATATAGTGAGGCTGAGCCTCTATTTCTGAAAGCATTAGAGATTTATAGACAGATTAAAGATAGAGATGATCTTTGGACTCTTGTCATCTTGAGTAATCTAGCTAATCTCTATTCATTTCAGGAACGCTATAGTGAGGCTGAACCTTTACTTTTAGAGACATTAGAGCTTAGGAAAAGCTGGCTAGGTGAAGAACATCCTTATGTAGCCACCAATTTAAATGATGTAGCACATCTCTATTTTCTTCAGAAACGCTACAGTGAGGCTGAAGCAATGTACGTAAGAGCTTTAAATCTTTACAGATACCTGCTAGGTGAAGAACATCCTTTTTTTGCAGTAAGTCTATATAATTTAGCCAAAACTTACCTTGCCCAAGGGCAATACGACCAAGTAGAGGAAATGCATAACAAAGCTTTAGAGATAGGGAAACGTTCGTTAGGTGGTGATGACCGATTTATAGCTGCGGTTCTTAGTAGCTTAGCATCCTTCTTGCAATCTCAGTGTCGTTACGATCAGGCAGAATCATTATTAGTGCAAGCTCTAGAAATACAGGAGAAGCTATTTGGAGTAGATCATCCTTGGACTACAGCGTTTTTTATGCTGGTGAGGCACAGTAACAGCAATGAGAGAACCAGTTCCTTAAGTCGCTCGATGACACCTGGGAGAAAGCTTCATCAATAG
- a CDS encoding NB-ARC domain-containing protein translates to MADELVQKLKQLIEEDLQTAPEEASIEQLVEHLQQDKRFGQVIQSNSGNAIGFQALVEDGGVVNMGIHLHGLDEEKLTKALQLFLKSLQPKEIPNNVPRSGVAKFIGREPELERLHTQLQQGNLVSISAVEGMGGVGKTELAIQYTQRYADIYTGGIAWLFAREFNLGTQVVGFAQSQLNLKIPEGLELPDQVAFCWRNWGEGEVLLVLDDVINYSRDVEPYLPPPASNRFKVVMTTRLTFGPPIQSLSLDVLSPEQSLELLTVLVGEARVQPELEIAQSLCAWLEHLPLGIELVGRYLLKRTDLSLATLLFRLQEKAKKRQAIKHDALKRDEATATSTARRGAEAAFELSWEELDAPSQHLGKLLSLFAPAPIPWYLAETVEQKYCENSEGTQEFDIEVFENARFKLLELHLLQLSQQEEQIYRLHSLIREFFRSKLKEEVDVAT, encoded by the coding sequence ATGGCTGATGAACTGGTTCAGAAACTTAAACAATTGATCGAAGAAGATTTACAAACCGCCCCTGAAGAGGCCTCGATCGAACAATTGGTTGAACATTTACAACAAGACAAGCGGTTTGGACAAGTTATCCAAAGCAACTCTGGTAATGCCATTGGATTTCAAGCCTTGGTCGAAGATGGCGGTGTTGTCAATATGGGCATTCACCTCCACGGCTTAGATGAGGAAAAGCTAACAAAGGCTCTCCAATTATTTCTGAAGTCACTTCAACCCAAAGAAATCCCTAACAACGTCCCCCGCAGTGGCGTTGCCAAGTTCATTGGACGCGAACCAGAGTTGGAACGGCTTCACACCCAGTTGCAACAAGGCAACCTAGTTTCCATCTCCGCAGTTGAGGGCATGGGGGGTGTGGGCAAAACTGAACTAGCAATCCAGTACACTCAGCGATATGCCGATATTTACACAGGTGGCATCGCCTGGTTGTTTGCTAGGGAATTCAATCTGGGCACCCAAGTGGTGGGGTTTGCCCAGTCTCAACTGAACCTGAAGATTCCCGAAGGGCTGGAACTTCCGGATCAGGTTGCCTTTTGCTGGCGCAACTGGGGAGAAGGCGAAGTGCTGCTGGTCTTAGATGATGTGATTAACTATAGCCGCGATGTAGAACCCTACCTGCCACCTCCTGCCTCTAATCGCTTCAAGGTGGTAATGACCACCCGACTCACCTTTGGTCCCCCGATCCAATCCCTCTCCCTAGATGTGTTGTCTCCAGAACAATCTCTGGAACTGTTGACTGTGCTAGTTGGGGAAGCACGGGTACAGCCTGAGCTGGAAATTGCCCAATCTCTTTGTGCTTGGTTGGAACATCTGCCCCTAGGGATTGAGTTGGTCGGTCGCTATTTGCTCAAACGCACAGATTTATCGCTGGCGACGTTGCTATTTCGGTTGCAAGAGAAAGCTAAGAAACGACAGGCAATCAAGCATGATGCCTTAAAACGGGATGAGGCGACGGCAACATCAACGGCACGACGAGGAGCAGAGGCAGCGTTTGAGTTGAGTTGGGAAGAGTTAGATGCACCCAGCCAGCATTTAGGTAAGTTGTTGAGTCTGTTTGCTCCAGCTCCCATTCCTTGGTATCTAGCGGAAACGGTGGAGCAAAAGTACTGTGAGAATTCCGAGGGAACTCAGGAGTTTGATATAGAAGTCTTTGAGAACGCTAGGTTCAAACTCTTAGAACTCCATTTGCTGCAACTATCACAACAAGAAGAGCAAATTTATCGCCTACATTCACTAATAAGAGAGTTTTTTAGGAGCAAATTGAAGGAGGAAGTTGATGTCGCAACTTAA
- a CDS encoding calcium-binding protein, giving the protein MAKVSRDEEREERITMEIVVDAYGPEEQAMGWYYYLQDTMQFPFAAVCVSKRRISPLKEGATVEVVGMAPEDECEQEMFVEIEWEGDTLAVPLIQIEAIEADEETQQAIADWHYWVNQGYEFG; this is encoded by the coding sequence ATGGCAAAAGTAAGCCGGGATGAGGAGCGTGAAGAGCGTATCACAATGGAAATTGTGGTGGATGCCTATGGACCGGAAGAGCAGGCAATGGGCTGGTACTACTACTTGCAGGACACGATGCAGTTTCCCTTCGCGGCAGTTTGTGTCAGCAAGCGGCGTATCTCTCCTTTGAAAGAAGGCGCAACTGTGGAGGTGGTGGGCATGGCACCGGAGGATGAGTGCGAGCAGGAGATGTTTGTGGAGATTGAGTGGGAGGGTGATACTCTGGCAGTGCCATTGATTCAGATTGAGGCGATCGAGGCAGATGAGGAGACTCAGCAGGCGATCGCCGACTGGCACTATTGGGTGAATCAGGGCTATGAGTTTGGGTAG
- a CDS encoding DUF3368 domain-containing protein → MPEVITDTSPMQYLYQIAQLDLLPTLYGQVRMPQAVADELAQGLAQGISLPAPASLSWITLCQVPSSVLIPELPNLGAGEREALSLATTIPDSLVILDDALARSYAQQLNISVTGTLGVLLKGKQSGYIEAIAPLLDQLNALNFRLAPATRAAVLKLANE, encoded by the coding sequence ATGCCTGAGGTCATCACCGATACCTCACCGATGCAATATCTCTATCAAATTGCTCAACTGGATTTACTCCCCACTCTGTATGGGCAGGTCAGAATGCCCCAGGCAGTAGCAGATGAATTAGCTCAAGGGCTTGCTCAAGGCATATCATTGCCCGCTCCAGCCTCCCTGTCCTGGATTACACTGTGCCAGGTGCCGTCCTCCGTCCTGATTCCAGAGCTTCCAAATCTCGGCGCAGGTGAACGCGAGGCTCTCAGTCTAGCGACTACCATTCCTGATTCCCTGGTGATCCTGGATGACGCGCTGGCAAGAAGCTATGCCCAACAACTGAACATTTCGGTGACAGGAACGTTGGGAGTCCTGCTGAAAGGCAAGCAGTCAGGGTACATAGAGGCGATCGCCCCACTCCTCGACCAACTGAATGCCCTGAATTTTCGTCTGGCTCCAGCGACCCGTGCGGCAGTACTAAAATTGGCAAACGAATAA
- a CDS encoding UPF0175 family protein, whose translation MHTVTLTIPDEALQALQTTPDGLSQEMLMVVAVKLYELGRLSSGAAANLAGIPRTVFLSKLGDYGVDTFRLTEAELAKDLSNA comes from the coding sequence ATGCACACAGTCACCCTGACCATTCCTGACGAAGCTCTTCAGGCTCTCCAAACCACTCCCGATGGATTGAGTCAGGAAATGCTGATGGTTGTCGCTGTTAAGCTCTATGAACTGGGTCGATTATCCTCTGGCGCTGCGGCAAACCTGGCAGGCATTCCGCGAACCGTTTTTTTGAGCAAGTTGGGTGACTATGGCGTGGATACCTTTCGTCTGACCGAAGCTGAACTGGCTAAGGATCTTTCAAATGCCTGA
- a CDS encoding XisH family protein, with protein MRDLFHEAVKIALEKEGWIITDDPLKVEVGGAKFEIDLGAERLLAAEREGVRIAVEIKTFLSDSPITDYHAALGQFLNYRLALELSDPDRSLYLAIPVSVHAAFFQREFLQISVERYQIQRIIYDPVKEVIVEWIS; from the coding sequence ATGCGGGATCTCTTTCATGAAGCGGTTAAAATTGCTCTAGAGAAGGAGGGATGGATCATTACTGACGATCCATTGAAAGTAGAAGTTGGTGGAGCAAAGTTTGAAATCGATCTGGGTGCGGAACGCTTGTTAGCCGCAGAGCGGGAGGGTGTGAGGATTGCTGTTGAAATCAAAACCTTTTTGAGTGATTCTCCCATTACAGATTACCACGCTGCCTTGGGGCAATTTTTGAATTACAGACTCGCTTTGGAGTTGAGCGATCCCGATCGCAGTCTTTATCTGGCAATTCCCGTTTCGGTACATGCAGCCTTCTTTCAACGAGAGTTTCTCCAAATTTCAGTCGAACGGTATCAGATTCAACGAATCATTTATGACCCTGTAAAAGAGGTGATTGTGGAATGGATAAGTTAG
- a CDS encoding XisI protein encodes MDKLEHYRQIIQTILSEYAKTPVANGEIESQLVFDTERDHYQVMDVGWDGYRRVHGCVLHLDIKEDKIWVQHNATEMRIAHELVAMGIPKEDIVLGFQAPYAREYTGFGVA; translated from the coding sequence ATGGATAAGTTAGAACACTATCGTCAAATTATCCAAACAATTTTGTCAGAATATGCGAAGACTCCAGTTGCGAATGGTGAGATTGAATCGCAACTTGTTTTTGATACTGAGCGAGATCATTATCAAGTCATGGATGTGGGTTGGGATGGTTATCGTCGGGTGCATGGATGCGTTTTACATCTAGATATTAAAGAGGACAAAATCTGGGTGCAGCATAATGCTACAGAGATGCGAATTGCCCATGAGTTGGTAGCAATGGGCATTCCCAAGGAGGATATTGTTCTAGGCTTCCAGGCACCCTATGCCCGCGAGTATACAGGCTTTGGAGTAGCATAG
- a CDS encoding CHAT domain-containing tetratricopeptide repeat protein, whose protein sequence is MTELSRAIAVKPIITYPREAQVGKTYLMTIDLQPEEKFEWQYEEEEYPIYCSVDSEIFSSKPVGEPVVVLHRFGGSYGEARFLLTSAVKPEKGRIRISLINSYGVPFKVLNLEDILLRQEVFQHSEVIQDLKVSEKIDIRAAFPEQWATLKNDLASRDGTSFQQVIQRVEMVLTGESNSILLQESLRFFIDLLQVVVDSQGDVSQIYSVLARNQEKLNEALSQVMSIGEPYWFNTNINQAMLTADVFVAFGNLIAQFPLGSRSINLELAINAYQLALKIKTRESFPADWAIIQNNLAIAYSNRIRGDQIENIERAIDCYQQALTVRMQSATPVEWAQSMMNLATAYRSRIQGNRADNIEQAIAAYQQALTVMTQTAMPVEWAITMTNLATAYRSRIQGNQADNIEQAIAAYQQALAVMTQTAMPVEWAMIMTSLATAYRNRIRGDRAENIEQAITAYQQALTVRMQATMPVEWAETMTNLATAYRNRIRGDRAENIEQAIASYELALQVYSRNAFPANWAMIQNNLATAYHDRIRGDRAENIEQAIAAYQQALTVMTQTDMPFEWAEIMTNLATAYRNRIRGDRAENIEQAIAVYQQALTVRTQVAIPVDWAETMMNLATAYRKRIRGERAENIEQAIAAYELALQIYTYNAFPEQWAATQNDLATAYRDRIRGERADNLERAIQACELALKVYTRDAFPVDWAMIQNNLATGYGNRILGDRSKNLEQAIYGYGLALQVYTHDAFPKECQQTSRNLGDLHFEIQNWDAASGAYRNALAAAETLYQSCILLDGKAAELAELANLLRRTTYVLARTGNLSQAVETLEQGRARGLSESLNRYRADLTQLRQLHPDLYSEYETLTTQLRNLENQQRDLMASEARHNLTSESMREIAVSLHQQLNTLLQEIRQVPGYKFSLTSPTFEAVRRVIRVNQPLIYLVSTSVGSLSLIVTDNNIESVWLDTLNESQLNNLLYQAWFSAYPGNAYQDSLMNEIQVNQSSSGSEEFVNTLLEAETPHSQIQTQNDHQKWFSAIDSVTRQLWEPLMQPVVSHLRSQNYNQAILISTGVLSFFPLHAAWTEDLTTPTGRYYALDAIHFTYSPNALSLQFAHEIAERTPADSILAIDNPRNDLPNSVQEIQAAITTFPVNTILRHESATCTAVLQSLPNHNVVHFSGHGTANLNTPLSSGLVMSDGLLTLRNILSINLAEQGIRLAVLSACETGLPGIQLPDEVVSLPAGLMQAGVAGIIASLWSPSDLSTMLLFTKFYELWRNNNLPPRQAFRQAQIWLRDSTEAEIAPLSGVLTRNPNNRPFSHPFYWAAFSYTGV, encoded by the coding sequence ATGACTGAGTTATCCAGGGCAATCGCCGTTAAACCCATCATTACCTATCCACGAGAAGCGCAGGTTGGAAAAACTTATTTGATGACGATCGACCTGCAACCAGAAGAGAAGTTTGAATGGCAGTACGAGGAAGAAGAGTACCCAATCTATTGCAGCGTAGATAGTGAGATATTCAGCAGTAAACCTGTTGGAGAGCCTGTTGTAGTCTTGCATCGTTTTGGCGGAAGTTATGGTGAGGCAAGATTTTTACTAACATCGGCAGTTAAACCTGAAAAGGGGAGAATTAGAATCAGTCTGATTAATAGCTATGGTGTTCCATTTAAAGTACTTAATTTAGAAGACATTTTGTTACGGCAAGAAGTTTTTCAACATTCAGAGGTGATTCAGGATCTTAAAGTATCTGAAAAAATTGACATCAGAGCAGCATTTCCTGAACAATGGGCAACACTAAAAAATGATTTAGCTTCCAGAGATGGAACATCGTTTCAGCAAGTCATTCAACGAGTAGAAATGGTGCTGACAGGAGAATCCAACTCTATATTGTTGCAAGAATCTCTAAGATTTTTTATAGATCTTTTACAGGTGGTTGTAGATAGTCAGGGAGATGTAAGTCAAATCTACTCAGTTTTAGCAAGAAACCAGGAAAAATTAAATGAGGCTTTATCGCAAGTAATGTCTATTGGTGAACCTTACTGGTTTAATACAAACATAAACCAGGCAATGTTGACAGCAGATGTATTTGTTGCATTCGGAAATCTGATAGCTCAATTTCCATTGGGAAGCCGATCAATAAATTTGGAATTAGCTATAAACGCATACCAGTTAGCACTGAAGATCAAAACTCGTGAGTCATTTCCAGCAGACTGGGCAATTATACAAAACAATTTAGCAATAGCCTATAGCAATCGTATTAGAGGCGATCAGATAGAGAACATTGAGCGAGCCATCGACTGCTACCAGCAAGCCTTGACGGTGAGGATGCAGAGTGCTACGCCCGTCGAGTGGGCACAATCAATGATGAATCTAGCAACCGCTTACCGTAGCCGCATCCAAGGAAATCGGGCAGACAACATTGAACAAGCGATCGCTGCTTACCAACAAGCCCTGACAGTGATGACTCAAACTGCAATGCCAGTGGAGTGGGCAATCACCATGACAAATCTGGCAACTGCTTACCGTAGCCGCATTCAAGGAAATCAGGCAGACAACATTGAACAAGCGATTGCTGCTTACCAACAAGCTCTGGCAGTAATGACACAAACTGCAATGCCCGTGGAGTGGGCAATGATCATGACGAGTTTGGCAACCGCTTACCGTAATCGAATCCGAGGTGATCGAGCGGAAAACATTGAACAAGCGATCACTGCTTACCAACAAGCCCTGACAGTGAGAATGCAGGCTACCATGCCTGTTGAGTGGGCAGAAACTATGACGAACTTGGCAACTGCTTACCGCAATCGTATTCGAGGCGATCGAGCGGAAAACATAGAGCAAGCGATCGCTTCTTATGAATTGGCGTTGCAAGTCTACAGCCGCAATGCATTCCCAGCTAATTGGGCGATGATTCAGAATAATCTGGCAACCGCTTATCACGATCGTATTCGAGGTGATCGAGCAGAAAACATAGAGCAAGCCATTGCTGCTTACCAACAAGCCCTGACAGTGATGACTCAAACTGACATGCCTTTTGAGTGGGCAGAGATTATGACAAATTTGGCAACCGCTTACCGTAATCGCATTCGAGGAGATCGAGCGGAAAACATAGAGCAAGCCATTGCTGTTTACCAACAAGCCCTGACAGTGAGAACGCAGGTTGCTATACCTGTCGATTGGGCAGAGACTATGATGAACTTAGCAACTGCTTACCGTAAGCGTATCCGAGGTGAGCGGGCAGAGAACATTGAACAGGCGATCGCTGCTTATGAATTGGCATTGCAAATTTATACTTACAATGCATTTCCAGAACAATGGGCAGCGACGCAGAACGATTTGGCAACTGCATATCGTGACCGAATTCGAGGTGAACGGGCGGATAATCTGGAACGGGCAATCCAAGCCTGTGAATTGGCTCTAAAAGTCTATACCCGCGATGCATTCCCAGTTGATTGGGCGATGATTCAGAATAATCTGGCAACTGGATATGGTAATCGGATTCTAGGAGATCGCTCCAAAAATCTAGAACAGGCAATCTATGGGTATGGATTAGCCCTACAAGTCTACACTCATGATGCATTTCCAAAAGAATGCCAGCAAACTTCTCGCAATCTTGGTGATCTTCACTTCGAGATACAGAACTGGGATGCTGCAAGTGGAGCCTACAGAAATGCCCTAGCTGCTGCGGAGACCCTCTACCAATCTTGCATTTTGCTGGATGGTAAAGCGGCAGAACTGGCAGAACTGGCTAACCTGCTCCGCCGGACAACCTATGTGTTAGCTAGGACTGGCAACTTGTCCCAAGCTGTAGAAACTCTAGAGCAGGGGCGTGCCCGTGGACTGAGCGAAAGCTTGAATCGCTATCGGGCTGACCTCACTCAACTACGGCAACTCCACCCCGATCTTTACAGCGAATACGAAACCCTTACTACCCAACTCCGAAACCTGGAAAATCAGCAACGTGATCTCATGGCATCAGAGGCTCGTCACAACCTCACCTCTGAATCAATGAGAGAAATTGCCGTGTCTCTTCATCAACAACTCAACACGTTGCTCCAGGAAATTCGTCAAGTTCCTGGCTACAAATTCTCCTTAACCTCACCCACATTTGAAGCTGTACGTCGTGTAATAAGGGTCAACCAACCTTTGATTTATCTTGTTTCTACTTCTGTTGGTAGCCTTTCTCTCATCGTCACGGACAACAACATTGAATCTGTCTGGTTGGATACCCTCAACGAATCACAATTGAATAATTTGCTATATCAAGCTTGGTTTAGTGCTTATCCAGGGAATGCTTATCAAGATTCTTTGATGAATGAGATTCAAGTAAATCAATCTAGCTCAGGGTCTGAAGAGTTTGTGAACACCCTCTTGGAAGCGGAAACACCACACAGCCAAATTCAAACTCAGAATGATCATCAGAAGTGGTTTAGTGCCATTGACTCTGTGACTCGTCAACTTTGGGAACCTCTAATGCAACCTGTCGTTAGCCATCTCAGATCCCAAAATTACAACCAGGCTATTCTCATTTCTACAGGGGTTCTCAGCTTTTTTCCTCTCCATGCCGCTTGGACCGAAGACTTGACCACTCCTACCGGACGGTACTATGCTCTCGATGCCATCCACTTTACTTATTCTCCTAATGCGCTTTCACTTCAGTTCGCTCATGAGATTGCTGAGCGGACTCCAGCAGATTCCATTCTGGCAATTGATAACCCCAGAAACGACTTACCCAACTCCGTTCAAGAAATTCAAGCTGCTATTACCACCTTTCCCGTCAACACTATTCTCCGCCACGAATCCGCAACCTGTACGGCAGTTCTACAATCACTACCAAATCACAATGTTGTTCACTTCTCCGGCCACGGCACTGCTAACCTTAATACCCCTCTCAGTAGTGGACTAGTAATGAGCGACGGACTCCTCACACTCCGTAACATTCTTTCTATTAACCTTGCCGAACAAGGTATCCGTCTTGCAGTCCTTTCTGCATGTGAAACTGGACTCCCTGGTATTCAACTTCCAGATGAGGTTGTGAGTTTACCTGCTGGTTTGATGCAAGCAGGTGTAGCAGGTATTATTGCCTCCCTCTGGTCACCTAGCGACCTCAGCACCATGCTCCTGTTCACCAAGTTCTACGAATTGTGGCGCAACAACAACCTTCCCCCCAGACAAGCCTTTCGCCAAGCCCAAATCTGGCTGCGAGATAGCACCGAAGCCGAGATTGCTCCTCTCTCAGGGGTGCTTACCCGTAACCCGAACAACCGCCCATTCTCCCATCCTTTTTACTGGGCAGCTTTCAGCTATACAGGTGTGTAA